The DNA sequence taggactgggcgtattactgttttgtagagttttatttatgtatttctcgatataattgtggatttaaggggAAGATTGAGACCAAAATatcatctgttggccgtgcaaattctgcggtttatctctgcggtagtattattttcagtgttaaggcgCTTCCAAGTATACAAATTTGTTCACtccttcgatgacgtcgttttctacaacaagtggtcgtaggatttgtggttggtgcttattttcatatacttcgttttgttggtgtttattattaaacccatttttgtagctgattcttttattggtacatatgcctctcgtacatcgttttccgttctcccaacaatattgatatcatcaacataggcaaggatttgcactgatttattatatattgaaaaaatggTTATGATTTGTGACATATATATTACTTTTTCCTGAGCCAGATTGACTAGTACCTATACAGGAGAGAGAATCTCCCTGTCGCAccccgttatttcttttaaaaggttcagacagttccctctgaattcgtactctacatttaactttttcaagagttagttttgttaaatttaccaactgatttggtattcctaactctttcattgctttgaacagtCGTAGTTTGCtatgtagtctataaatatgtgatgaatatctatgccatattccacTGCTTTTTCTGAAATTTGTTCATCAgtcacctctgaaaccagcctggtattttctactatccgttctgtatatggtgccatacggtgacatagtactgtggaaaatattttatacgctgcatttagaagcgtaattcctctgtggttagagcattcaaagatatctccttttttgtgtatggtgcaaagttttccaatattccaatcattggggagggatttctgtgtccatatttcttttataagctgctgtaatgccaatGTGGTATCGTGGTAGGGCCACCTTCTCTAGCTGGGAGAttatatattctattctattctattctatatattCCGGGTAATTTGTTTCTGGtcagttttttaactgcatctttaacttcaagaatcgttagtGGTTTACAAACAAAAGACACAAACTACGAAGATTTTTAAACATGGTTAGCTGAGTGACAGAATTTGACTAATCCGAAGCAGCACCCTCTTCTGGACTGGATATCAAATCACCTACGCCTGGCTGCGAACTACCCCGCAAAATATGAACCACTCTGAGTAGAGTTCGGACCGGTCACAGAAGGTGCGACGCTaggtttgtttttgttacttctttaCTTCGTTACTTCAGTTACTCCTAAAGGAGATTTCTTGATTCAGAGCCTAGATATCGAACTCTCATTACATGCACGACGAGTATAACTTTCTTAATTTAAACGAAGTTTTTAAAAGagcacttcttttttaaaaaccCTTCTCGAATTTTATGTTTCAGATTTGCCATTCCAGAGATTTAAATGTCCGCCATGGAGCAGTAATATTTGAATGAAAATTTTTGCGCGCCGTCTTTAAAATACaggaacaatgaaaaaaaaaatgaaaaaattgttgtAATCTTTAAAACttctataataatataaaaaagtttaattgtcatatataataaataagaaaattttttttcACCAAACCAGTGTAGCATAAGTAATTATGGTCTTAAAACCGTTACATTTTACCAACAGATCATTTTAGATTTCACAATCCATATTTTGCCTTGGCAGGGTCATAATACCGGATGTACATTAAGAGAAAAGAGAAGAAACGGTAGATACGACTCTGAAATAAAGAACAtagcagtggcggctggtgtggtaaaattttgggtaggccaagccagcaaattacatagctatgagtaatcagtgacggatccagagggaggggtcacggggtcatgacccccccccccctaactaattttttaatgatttctctgttcattttaacttctgcgttgtatctaatttttgcgatttttgatttttcatctagcaaatcgcgaacagaaaacgccctcttctgtacatccttaaaggacaggaaattacttaaatgttccttgcaactggaatgttttttttaaggaggcagacatgtttttttaaatcaaagtatccttcacaattctatacacatttcttattagaaaataacaaacacggccaacaatatagtctgtttttcgtaatacttccagacaaccatttgtagacatcataccaagagcaattaaaagtacgcacctttttcccCATCTATTTGGTCAatacgcaatgttggagtaggcctttcattcataataatttttttccatcatttttatgtatcagttataaaacaatctcacatatataagttgcatacaatcaggcgatatagaaatcatgcaaatgagattttttttcttcgaattttacgaattttttaaaatttatttgggcaaccgtgcacttgtttgcaattgtgttgtttgtttaaaaatatgttacaattatagattatgttacatatttttatcataatttaaaagaaaatttatattacaattcgataattacgtgaCAAttaagtgacaacgatggtcatcgtaggcccgatggtctggtgcctaaacagcaagcgtaaacacgacaatataaatcgtccGGCAAGCtacttaacttcaaacgctttttgtacggggatcttatgtgagctgggtcggccagttacgatcgggcctattaatgatatttaaaatgcctgaatacgattcgatgctttctgtggtaatataataacttacttgttttaacggacgctaatgtattgagtgatttagtacatttaaaagttatttacatgcattaacataatatttaaatatgtttttcaattttaaagctcttaaaattattgggtaggcccggcctatcctgcctacccccaaaagccgccactgattAATATATGTTTAACaatttttgaatatgtttttcaattttaaagctcttaaaattattgggtaggcccggcctatcctgcctacccccaaaagccgccactggaaCATAGTAAGATGGACATGCCATAGAAGCTGATAGAACACCTGGATCTGATTAAAAATTAATACATGTAGAAATGTATAGAATAAAATCTAGTTAGGAATACCATTTCTCCAAAGACAGCTTATTTAGTGACATAAAAAGTAATCCCAAATTGTAACGCGTCAACTACGACTCTGactatgttaataataaaaaacttttaaatcatATCAAATTTTACTGTCAAATGTTTGCTCTAATAGCTAATAACAGTTGATACCTTGTCCACaagtataaaataatattataatatttaattttttataattgtattacaaagtaatattttacataataaaaaaaaataattatattttaaaatttatgatttgactttaaaataaatatattttgaaacGATTTTCAAATATGGCGCCTCTACTAATATTTCAAACCTGCGCGTTTTTCTCAAAATCGCCGTAGTATTGGGAATCGCAAACTATCGATAGCCAGGATTATCGATACTTATGGATATTCAAAAGGTTACTATCGAACATTATGAACAATTCCAAATTCATTTTATTCACTccaaaaataagaattttaaacaTATACGTTCCCTACAAAAAAGTAGTTTTAATtgagttaatatttagtttaagtttacaaattttaaaatgattAAATTACAAATAACAACTTGCTTTATTTCCAATTAGTAAATAGTAGATAGAATAGTTTAttggaaaaaatttaaagaaaacgcGTTAAATCAGGAAGAATATCGTGACTGCATAATTTAGTTAATTCAAACCCATTAAATTGATGTTGATGTTGTTCAACAGTAAAAATCATCGAGAGAATCGATATTGTTATCGATAGTTCTCGGCCTATAGGAAGCACAATGAAAACGTCGGTAGATATGTCTGATTTCATGATCAGCCGTCGTTGTTAGATAAAAGTAGATTTAGGTAAATAATGAAAGAATAAGTGTGTTAGACGAAGTGCCGATTCATACAGATAGGATTTTATGTTCTAGTGCTATAATTTGTGGAcaccaaaataataaaattatcgaCACTGATAAGTATAAAATGGCAGCCCTTCCACGCAGAATAATTAAAGAAACTCAGCGTTTAATGGCTGAACCTGTCCCAGGAATTAGTGCTGTACCGGATGATAGTAACGCTCGGTATTTTCACGTAATCGTAACGGGCCCCGAAGATTCCCCATTCGAAGGGGGGCTTTTTAAACTAGAATTATTTCTTCCTGAAGATTACCCCATGTCTGCACCTAAAGTAAGATTTATAACTAAAATATATCATCCTAACATCGATAGACTTGGTAGAATATGCCTTGACATTCTAAAAGATAAGTGGAGTCCAGCTCTACAAATTCGTACAGTTTTATTGTCCATACAGGCCTTACTTAGTGCTCCAAATCCAGATGATCCATTAGCTAATGATGTTGCAGAACTATGGAAAATAAATGAATCAGAagcaattagaaatgcaaaggAATGGACACGACGATATGCTATGGACAATTAATTGTGCTCCAAATAAATATGGGTAAAAAACATAATAATTTTACATTTACTAGTGTATGTTAcgtttatttaatttatagatCAAAGTAGAATTCTTATGTTTGTTACCATACAGTTGTATAAAATATTGCTAATGAGAGAACTTTCTAAAATAATTGATTtagttttcttaaattttgatCACAACCT is a window from the Diabrotica undecimpunctata isolate CICGRU chromosome 10, icDiaUnde3, whole genome shotgun sequence genome containing:
- the LOC140452033 gene encoding ubiquitin-conjugating enzyme E2 N; this translates as MAALPRRIIKETQRLMAEPVPGISAVPDDSNARYFHVIVTGPEDSPFEGGLFKLELFLPEDYPMSAPKVRFITKIYHPNIDRLGRICLDILKDKWSPALQIRTVLLSIQALLSAPNPDDPLANDVAELWKINESEAIRNAKEWTRRYAMDN